The following proteins are encoded in a genomic region of Arachis stenosperma cultivar V10309 chromosome 4, arast.V10309.gnm1.PFL2, whole genome shotgun sequence:
- the LOC130975897 gene encoding F-box/kelch-repeat protein At3g23880-like codes for MDNNQKSINELLPLELLQAILLRVPAKHLLPLRFVSKLWLSLISDPTFVEFHIHHTSEFTTPSYFFAQNDQLVGSVDLHALFHGGATLGASIEKFSLPFPWKNIPSRFVLGSCRGFVLLHHHEPYYIILWNPLTQSHKKISYYNVVEESHYWYNHIAVLQGIGHDASNDDYLIVIAFKKNQPHCFSLRTNSWTKIDVAPPIPLITHGFKPDGLFFNGAIHWLNYLCNNQDILIFDVRKRRFSTIPLPEQKRTCWSSKLVILGGCLALNFFPSSDDKRTQIWVLKEYKVLSSWTLLYEIPHHCVHSLFLSNYSDFIVVDRTNNNFAKYNLEGERLQCFKYLEYGFLPLEYNSTVYTPSLATLPSCDKKKRKNGM; via the coding sequence ATGGATAACAACCAGAAGAGCATCAACGAGCTTCTCCCTCTGGAGTTGCTCCAAGCAATCTTACTGAGGGTACCAGCCAAGCATCTCCTTCCTCTCAGATTTGTTTCTAAGCTATGGCTCTCTCTCATTTCCGATCCAACCTTTGTGGAATTTCATATTCACCACACTTCAGAATTCACCACCCCTTCATACTTCTTCGCCCAGAATGATCAACTGGTTGGCTCCGTTGACCTACACGCACTCTTTCATGGTGGCGCCACCCTTGGCGCCTCAATAGAAAAATTCTCTCTCCCTTTCCCATGGAAGAACATACCCTCCCGTTTTGTTCTTGGATCATGCAGAGGGTTTGTATTGTTACACCACCATGAACcatattatattattctatGGAATCCATTGACCCAATCccacaaaaaaatatcttaCTATAATGTTGTTGAAGAAAGTCATTATTGGTATAATCATATTGCGGTTCTTCAAGGCATTGGTCATGATGCATCAAATGATGATTACTTAATAGTTATAGCCTTTAAGAAAAACCAGCCTCATTGTTTTTCGTTGAGGACTAATTCCTGGACCAAGATTGATGTTGCACCCCCCATACCCTTGATAACCCACGGGTTTAAACCTGACGGGTTGTTCTTTAATGGAGCTATACATTGGTTGAATTATCTATGTAACAATCAAGATATTCTAATCTTTGATGTGAGGAAAAGGAGATTCTCAACGATACCTTTACCTGAACAAAAACGAACGTGTTGGTCCTCCAAACTCGTGATATTAGGAGGGTGCCTAGCTTTGAATTTCTTCCCCTCCAGTGATGATAAAAGAACTCAGATATGGGTGTTGAAGGAATATAAAGTGCTATCATCTTGGACTCTTCTCTACGAGATTCCTCACCACTGCGTTCATTCTTTATTCTTATCTAATTACAGTGATTTTATTGTGGTAGATCGTACCAATAACAATTTTGCTAAGTATAATCTTGAAGGAGAGAGGCTTCAGTGTTTTAAATACTTGGAGTATGGTTTCTTACCTTTAGAGTACAATAGTACTGTGTATACACCGAGTCTCGCCACACTCCCCAGCTGTGACAAGAAGAAACGGAAAAATGGTATGTAA
- the LOC130976890 gene encoding uncharacterized protein LOC130976890 translates to MLFLSPKQSLLLIPIFVIAIIQTVPILARNAHVINFRSPNLYPESLAWDPQAQHFLLGSLQQRLIAAVSDAGVVETFISDTELPDGASILGIAVDSYRNRLLAVVHQSHNNDQPPFNALAAYDARSRHRIFLSLLPSSSEDTSPAAANDVAVDYDGNAFVTNSAGNYIWKVTSDGEASIFSRSQLFTANIPATANNDSLLGLNGIAYVSKGYLLVVQSCTGKLFKVDAIDGTARVVILNEDLIGADDIALRKDGGVAAAVSPVNKMWFLKSEDSWAEGVVFDRLELDLRRFPTSVTMGEKGRVYVLYGHLDEGRVGDSVREGFGIAEVRSKREGQDDSIWLFVLMGVGFAFLMFWRFQMSQLVKKMHHKIN, encoded by the coding sequence ATGCTATTCTTATCACCCAAACAATCTCTATTACTTATTCCCATTTTTGTAATCGCTATCATCCAAACAGTCCCTATTCTCGCACGTAATGCtcacgtcatcaatttccgctCACCGAACCTGTATCCAGAATCACTCGCGTGGGATCCACAAGCGCAGCACTTCCTCCTTGGATCCCTCCAGCAGCGCCTTATCGCCGCAGTATCCGATGCCGGCGTCGTCGAAACCTTCATCTCCGACACCGAACTCCCTGACGGTGCTTCCATCCTCGGCATCGCCGTCGATTCTTACCGCAACCGCCTCCTCGCCGTCGTTCACCAGAGCCACAACAACGATCAACCTCCGTTCAATGCCCTCGCGGCCTACGACGCTCGCTCCCGCCACCGGATATTCCTCTCCTTGCTCCCTTCTTCCTCCGAAGACACGTCCCCCGCTGCCGCAAACGACGTCGCCGTCGATTACGACGGTAATGCCTTCGTAACAAACTCCGCGGGAAACTACATCTGGAAAGTAACCTCTGATGGCGAGGCCTCGATCTTCTCCAGATCTCAGCTCTTCACGGCGAACATTCCGGCGACGGCGAACAACGACAGCCTCTTAGGCCTCAATGGAATAGCTTACGTAAGCAAAGGTTACCTCCTCGTTGTTCAATCGTGCACGGGAAAACTATTCAAGGTTGACGCGATCGACGGAACAGCGAGGGTGGTGATTCTGAACGAGGATCTCATCGGCGCCGACGACATTGCCTTGAGGAAGGACGGTGGAGTTGCGGCGGCGGTGTCGCCGGTGAACAAGATGTGGTTCCTGAAGAGCGAAGACAGCTGGGCGGAGGGAGTGGTGTTCGACAGGTTGGAGCTGGATCTGCGACGGTTTCCGACATCGGTGACGATGGGAGAGAAGGGAAGGGTTTACGTGTTGTACGGACACTTGGACGAGGGGAGGGTTGGGGATTCGGTGAGGGAGGGTTTCGGAATCGCTGAGGTGCGGTCAAAGAGAGAGGGTCAAGATGACAGTATTTGGCTCTTTGTTTTAATGGGTGTAGGCTTCGCATTTTTAATGTTCTGGAGGTTCCAGATGAGCCAGCTTGTTAAAAAAATGCATCACAAGATTAATTga
- the LOC130976633 gene encoding uncharacterized protein LOC130976633 has product MKEYNVQSSWTSYEIPSSYFEPMCLSEDGDFIGFDELPGMSKYNVRGELILRFDRPCDQIGYVSYTVYTESFLILANDGSEEKEGSSSVKGTEESTNLAT; this is encoded by the exons ATGAAAGAGTACAACGTGCAGTCTTCTTGGACTTCCTATGAGATTCCCAGCAGTTACTTTGAGCCTATGTGCTTGTCCGAGGATGGGGATTTTATAGGATTCGATGAATTACCTGGAATGTCGAAATATAATGTTAGAGGAGAGCTGATCCTGCGTTTTGATCGCCCTTGTGATCAGATTGGGTACGTTTCGTATACTGTTTATACAGAGAGTTTCTTGATACTGGCTAATGATGGCTCTGAGGAGAAAGAAGG GAGTTCATCAGTTAAAGGGACTGAAGAGAGCACCAACTTAGCCACTTGA
- the LOC130972901 gene encoding F-box protein CPR1-like, which produces MTRSADVKVLGSCRGFVLFDRHPCLLVVWNPLTGSKKLISYSHILSRCKHQDFSRPSKFHLYGFGYDASQDDYLVVVAWQDMDDHDHFDCFSLRTNSWIDFDAALPNPLFGFDRNSFGLFLNDALHWAQFSPKVYKDAILIFDLKERTFSRISAPEQLVMFSRGYSGLALLGGCLALYYRDFNSCSTDIWVMKEYKVHSSWTLYQVPCKVFQPLCFSSNGDIIGRDYTKRGGLAFYYHNRDSCNTDLWVMQEYKVHSSWTLYQIPCKVENGDIIGRGYNFLYMYNLIGEERFKNPWLWVDLFASDALYTESLLPLPSDIKDEDNNNNNKKKEKVHQVHHECFEQLDVAKG; this is translated from the exons ATGACACGATCTGCCGATGTTAAGGTCCTTGGATCCTGCAGAGGCTTCGTTCTCTTTGATCGACACCCATGTCTTCTTGTGGTATGGAACCCACTGACTGGATCCAAAAAATTAATATCCTACTCTCATATTCTTTCTCGTTGTAAGCACCAGGACTTTAGCCGTCCCTCCAAATTTCATCTCTATGGATTTGGTTATGATGCATCACAGGATGATTACTTAGTTGTTGTAGCTTGGCAGGATATGGATGACCATGATCACTTTGACTGCTTTTCCTTGAGAACCAATTCATGGATTGATTTTGATGCTGCACTCCCCAATCCCTTGTTTGGTTTTGACCGCAATTCTTTTGGGTTGTTCTTGAATGACGCTCTTCATTGGGCGCAATTCTCTCCTAAAGTTTACAAGGATGCTATTCTTATCTTTGATCTGAAGGAAAGGACTTTCTCGAGGATATCTGCCCCGGAACAACTAGTAATGTTTTCACGCGGTTATTCAGGTCTAGCCCTACTAGGAGGCTGTCTAGCCTTGTATTATCGCGATTTTAATAGCTGTAGCACTGACATATGGGTGATGAAAGAATATAAAGTGCACTCATCTTGGACTCTCTATCAGGTTCCTTGCAAAGTCTTTCAGCCATTGTGCTTTTCCAGTAATGGTGATATTATTGGAAGAGATTATACTAAAAGAGGGGGCCTAGCCTTTTATTATCACAATCGTGATAGCTGTAACACTGACCTATGGGTGATGCAAGAATATAAAGTGCATTCATCTTGGACTCTCTATCAAATTCCTTGCAAAGTCGAAAATGGTGATATTATTGGAAGAGGTTATAATTTTCTCTACATGTATAATCTCATAGGAGAGGAACGTTTTAAAAATCCTTGGTTATGGGTTGACCTCTTTGCATCCGATGCTCTGTATACAGAGAGTCTCTTGCCACTCCCTAGTGACATTAAGGATGAggataataacaataataataagaagaaggaaaaag TCCATCAAGTTCACCATGAATGTTTTGAACAACTTGATGTTGCTAAAGGTTAG
- the LOC130975895 gene encoding F-box/kelch-repeat protein At3g23880-like: MDMDVHSNKKNNRNISIDDILPAELVREILMRIPIKNLVRLRCVSKLWNTLISDPNLPKSHFDLSLAPSHRLLVYPDDSTKPTTVDLDALFLDGPSKTSTNVSFPSNKENQSDDEVYIFNSCRGFIALFEDPHYIVIWNPLTRSHRVFSCEGYKNYSPMRKLLKRSAMFGFGYDASEDDYLVLLAWRNTRQMEDCLGLFSLRTNSWTTSKVTLPKDPLRKRIISLSGVFLNGAIHWWIAPRFGTGIDSGGAIILVFDMIERRFWEMPVPKEIMTNYHPPGALVELGGCLAIWFSNFDKKTDIWIMKEYKVQSSWTAYKIPCFFFRPLYLSNDGDIIGFDMLKSCLAKYNVNNGEMLQSCGKFCGLNDFCMYTESLLALPDDFMEDTNQDQSGKCQTGKRFKRAPIWRT, from the exons ATGGACATGGACGTCCACAGTAACAAGAAAAATAACAGAAACATCAGCATCGACGACATACTTCCTGCAGAGTTGGTACGAGAAATCTTGATGAGGATTCCCATAAAAAACCTTGTGCGTCTAAGGTGTGTTTCCAAGCTATGGAACACTTTGATCTCAGACCCCAACTTGCCAAAATCCCATTTTGATCTCTCTCTGGCACCATCGCATAGACTCCTCGTCTATCCCGACGATTCCACCAAGCCAACAACTGTTGATTTAGATGCACTCTTTCTAGATGGTCCTTCTAAAACATCAACAAATGTCTCTTTCCCTTCCAATAAGGAAAACCAATCAGATGATGAAGTCTATATATTCAATTCATGCAGGGGTTTCATAGCTCTATTCGAAGACCCACATTATATTGTCATATGGAACCCATTAACTAGATCTCACAGAGTATTTTCATGTGAGGGATACAAGAATTATAGTCCTATGCGGAAGCTTCTCAAGCGCTCCGCTATGTTTGGCTTTGGATACGATGCATCAGAAGATGACTACTTGGTTCTTCTCGCTTGGAGGAATACCAGACAAATGGAAGACTGCTTGGGTTTATTTTCTTTGAGAACCAATTCATGGACGACTTCTAAGGTTACACTTCCAAAAGACCCTTTAAGGAAGAGAATTATCTCGCTGTCTGGGGTGTTTCTCAATGGGGCTATTCATTGGTGGATTGCCCCTCGTTTTGGTACTGGTATTGATTCTGGTGGTGCTATTATTCTTGTCTTTGATATGATTGAAAGGCGTTTCTGGGAGATGCCTGTGCCAAAAGAAATAATGACGAATTACCATCCTCCTGGGGCTCTTGTGGAACTGGGAGGGTGCCTAGCCATTTGGTTTTCAAATTTCGACAAGAAAACCGACATATGGATTATGAAAGAATATAAAGTGCAGTCATCTTGGACAGCATACAAGATTCCTTGTTTTTTCTTTAGGCCTTTGTACTTATCCAATGATGGGGATATCATTGGATTTGATATGTTAAAATCATGTTTGGCAAAATATAATGTTAATAATGGAGAGATGCTCCAAAGTTGTGGCAAATTTTGTGGTTTGAATGACTTTTGCATGTATACAGAGAGTTTATTGGCTCTTCCTGATGATTTTATGGAAG ATACGAATCAAGACCAATCTGGAAAGTGCCAAACTGGAAAGAGATTTAAGAGAGCTCCAATTTGGAGAACATGA
- the LOC130975896 gene encoding F-box/kelch-repeat protein At3g23880-like — translation MDNNQKSIKDLPLELFQAILLRVQAKDLFRLKFVSKLWFSLISDSNFVELHLHHSSGFAPSFFFNKNNEEARLVDLHALYNEDEEILHAAIKDVPLPFGNNKKERDSYYFVVPGSCRGFVFLHREPGFIIIWNPVTGSCKKISYGYSIKKDSILYGVAYDASNDD, via the coding sequence ATGGATAATAACCAGAAGAGcatcaaggatcttcctctggaGTTGTTCCAAGCAATCTTATTGAGGGTGCAAGCCAAAGATCTATTCCGTCTCAAGTTTGTTTCTAAGCTATGGTTTTCTCTCATCTCCGATTCAAACTTCGTGGAATTACATCTTCACCACTCTTCCGGATTCGccccttcattcttcttcaacAAGAACAATGAGGAGGCTCGCTTGGTTGACCTACATGCACTATACAACGAAGACGAAGAAATTCTTCATGCTGCAATAAAAGATGTCCCTCTCCCTTTTGGGAATAATAAGAAGGAACGAGACTCCTACTATTTTGTTGTTCCTGGATCCTGCAGAGGATTTGTATTCTTGCACCGTGAACCGGGTTTTATTATCATATGGAACCCAGTGACTGGATCCTGCAAAAAAATATCTTACGGTTATAGTATTAAAAAGGATTCGATTCTGTATGGTGTTGCTTATGATGCATCAAATGATGATTAA
- the LOC130975899 gene encoding F-box protein CPR1-like produces MGEKMKQEQKSIHDILPVELIHIILLRVPAKHLASLRCVSKLWYSLISDPHFAELHFHHSPASSNALIFIPKGSVACLVYLDALFSDDNDASSQVKEVCLPLKKEPPSHLAVLGSCRGFVLLHGHPEFLVLWNPLTGSSRRISYSDIDSRSEYNGFRLPYSPQLYGFGYDASRDDYLVVVAWSQWERQDHFDCLSLRTNSWIYLDTALPKPLRVFAHQPCGLFLNGAIHWLVFPDKASVAIFIFDLKERAFSTIYAPEQLPCSYSYPNLALLGGCLALYYHNDDSYSTDI; encoded by the coding sequence ATGGGGGAGAAGATGAAGCAGGAGCAGAAGAGTATTCACGACATCCTCCCTGTTGAGTTGATTCACATAATCTTACTGAGAGTGCCGGCCAAACATCTGGCTTCCCTCAGGTGCGTTTCGAAGCTGTGGTACTCTCTCATTTCCGATCCACACTTTGCGGAACTGCATTTTCACCACTCTCCCGCTTCCTCCAACGCACTCATCTTCATACCAAAAGGCAGTGTGGCATGCTTAGTTTACTTAGACGCACTATTTAGTGACGACAATGATGCATCATCACAAGTAAAAGAGGTGTGTCTCCCTCTCAAAAAGGAACCACCTTCTCATCTTGCGGTCCTGGGATCCTGCAGAGGCTTTGTTCTCTTACATGGACACCCTGAATTTTTAGTGCTATGGAACCCACTGACTGGATCCAGCAGAAGAATATCTTACTCTGATATTGATTCTCGTAGTGAGTACAATGGCTTTAGGCTTCCCTACAGTCCCCAACTGTATGGATTTGGTTATGATGCATCCCGGGATGATTACTTAGTTGTTGTAGCTTGGAGCCAGTGGGAAAGGCAAGATCACTTCGATTGCTTGTCCTTGAGAACCAATTCCTGGATTTATCTTGATACTGCACTCCCCAAACCCTTGCGTGTTTTTGCTCACCAGCCTTGTGGGTTGTTCTTGAATGGTGCTATTCATTGGCTGGTTTTCCCTGATAAAGCCAGTGTTgctatctttatctttgatCTGAAGGAAAGGgctttttcaaccatatatgCGCCGGAACAACTGCCATGCTCTTATAGTTATCCAAATCTCGCCCTACTGGGAGGCTGCCTAGCCTTGTATTATCACAATGATGATAGCTATAGCACTGACATATGA
- the LOC130973549 gene encoding F-box/kelch-repeat protein At3g23880-like encodes MEQNNNSSKSINDMLPPELITQILLRLSVKHLGRVKSVSKFWNNLISNPNFAKSHFELSLAPTHRCIFIPEVTMDHRSIDLDALSHATYADAAAATITKISPSPAAADNDSDPDYDDHIVLGSCRGFIALYQYPHSFVIWNPLTGSHRIISCHHIAKISDMATNCYYSFGGQLLFGFGYDATRDDYLVVLAWKDEKKNQEGHFDFFSLRSNSWSSFKEDVIIPDQLKRRKKWAHSMFFKGAIHWLNHDGDYDAIATILVFDTSKGKGFLEIAVPEQVGRYYPCHLTVLGGCLALYYDKDDDDYDKSVIWVMKEYNVQSSWTSYEIPSSYSEPVCLSEDGDFIGFDESPGMSKYNVRGELLMRFDRSCNQIGYVSYSVYTESLLILPNDGSEEKEGSSSVKGTEESTNLAT; translated from the exons ATGGAGCAAAACAACAACAGCAGCAAAAGCATCAACGACATGCTCCCTCCAGAATTGATAACTCAAATCTTATTGAGACTTTCTGTCAAACACCTTGGGCGCGTCAAGAGTGTTTCCAAGTTTTGGAACAATCTCATCTCCAACCCCAATTTCGCAAAATCTCATTTTGAACTCTCTCTGGCACCCACCCATAGATGTATCTTCATCCCAGAAGTTACAATGGATCATCGATCCATTGACCTCGATGCACTATCCCATGCTACTTATGCTGACGCTGCCGCTGCTACAATAACAAAGATTTCTCCTTCTCCTGCTGCTGCTGATAACGATTCTGATCCTGATTATGATGATCACATCGTTCTTGGATCATGTCGAGGATTCATAGCTTTATACCAATACCCACACTCTTTCGTCATATGGAACCCGTTAACCGGATCCCACAGAATTATTTCATGCCATCATATTGCGAAAATTTCCGATATGGCTACTAATTGTTATTACTCCTTTGGCGGCCAGCTTCTCTTTGGATTTGGGTACGACGCAACCAGAGATGATTACTTGGTAGTTTTAGCTTGGAAGGATGAAAAGAAGAATCAAGAAGGCCACTTTGATTTCTTCTCCTTGAGGTCCAATTCTTGGAGTAGTTTTAAGGAGGATGTTATTATTCCAGACCAACTAAAGAGGAGGAAAAAGTGGGCACACTCGATGTTCTTTAAGGGGGCTATTCATTGGTTGAATCATGATGGTGATTATGATGCTATTGCTACTATTCTTGTCTTTGATACTAGCAAAGGGAAGGGTTTTTTGGAGATTGCTGTGCCAGAACAAGTAGGAAGGTATTACCCTTGCCATCTGACCGTATTGGGAGGGTGTTTAGCCTTGTATTATGATAAAGACGATGATGATTATGATAAATCTGTGATATGGGTGATGAAAGAGTATAATGTGCAGTCTTCTTGGACTTCCTATGAGATTCCTAGCAGTTACTCTGAGCCTGTGTGCTTGTCTGAGGATGGCGATTTTATAGGATTCGATGAATCACCTGGAATGTCGAAATATAATGTTAGAGGAGAGCTGCTCATGCGTTTTGATCGTTCTTGTAATCAGATTGGGTACGTTTCGTATAGTGTTTATACAGAGAGTCTCTTGATACTGCCTAATGATGGCTCTGAGGAGAAAGAAGG GAGTTCATCAGTTAAAGGGACTGAAGAGAGCACCAACTTAGCCACTTGA
- the LOC130976364 gene encoding F-box/kelch-repeat protein At3g06240-like, whose translation MEQNNNSSKSINDMLPPELITQILLRLSVKHLGRVKSVSKFWNNLISNPNFAKSHFELSLAPTHRCIFIPEVTMDHRSIDLDALSHATYADAAAATITKISPSPAAADNDSDPDYDDHIVLGSCRGFIALYQYPHSFVIWNPLTGSHRIISCHHIAKISDMATNCYYSFGGQLLFGFGYDATRDDYLVVLAWKDEKKNQEGHFDFFSLRSNSWSSFKEDVIIPDQLKRRKKWAHSVFFNGAIHWLNHDGDYDAIVTILVFDTSKRKGFLEIPVPEQVGRYLPCHLTVLGGCLALNYEKNDDDYDKSVIWVMKEYNVQSSWTSYEIPSSYFEDGDFIRFDESYGMSKYNVRGELLLRFDHLCDQIGYVSYTVYTESLLILPNDGSEEKEGSSSVKGTEESTNLAT comes from the exons ATGGAGCAAAACAACAACAGCAGCAAAAGCATCAACGACATGCTCCCTCCAGAATTGATAACTCAAATCTTATTGAGACTTTCTGTCAAACACCTTGGGCGCGTCAAGAGTGTTTCCAAGTTTTGGAACAATCTCATCTCCAACCCCAATTTCGCAAAATCTCATTTTGAACTCTCTCTGGCACCCACCCATAGATGTATCTTCATCCCAGAAGTTACAATGGATCATCGATCCATTGACCTCGATGCACTATCCCATGCTACTTATGCTGACGCTGCCGCTGCTACAATAACAAAGATTTCTCCTTCTCCTGCTGCTGCTGATAACGATTCTGATCCTGATTATGATGATCACATCGTTCTTGGATCATGTCGAGGATTCATAGCTTTATACCAATACCCACACTCTTTCGTCATATGGAACCCGTTAACCGGATCCCACAGAATTATTTCATGCCATCATATTGCGAAAATTTCCGATATGGCTACTAATTGTTATTACTCCTTTGGCGGCCAGCTTCTCTTTGGATTTGGGTACGACGCAACCAGAGATGATTACTTGGTAGTTTTAGCTTGGAAGGATGAAAAGAAGAATCAAGAAGGCCACTTTGATTTCTTCTCCTTGAGGTCCAATTCTTGGAGTAGTTTTAAGGAGGATGTTATTATTCCAGACCAACTAAAGAGGAGGAAAAAGTGGGCACACTCGGTGTTCTTTAACGGGGCTATTCATTGGTTGAATCATGATGGTGATTATGATGCTATTGTTACTATTCTTGTCTTTGATACTAGCAAAAGGAAGGGTTTTTTGGAGATTCCTGTGCCAGAACAAGTAGGAAGGTATCTCCCTTGCCATCTGACAGTACTGGGAGGGTGTTTAGCCttgaattatgaaaaaaatgatgatgattatgataAATCTGTGATATGGGTGATGAAAGAGTATAATGTGCAGTCTTCTTGGACTTCCTATGAGATTCCTAGCAGTTACTTTGAGGATGGCGATTTTATAAGATTCGATGAATCATATGGAATGTCGAAATATAATGTTAGAGGAGAGCTGCTCCTGCGTTTTGATCACCTTTGTGATCAGATTGGGTACGTTTCGTATACTGTTTATACAGAGAGTCTCTTGATACTGCCTAATGATGGCTCTGAGGAGAAAGAAGG GAGTTCATCAGTTAAAGGGACTGAAGAGAGCACCAACTTAGCCACTTGA
- the LOC130975894 gene encoding F-box/kelch-repeat protein At3g23880-like: MDMDVHSNKKNNINISIDDILPAELVRGILMRIPIKNLVRLRCVSKLWNTLISDPNLPKSHFDLSLAPSHRLLLYPNDSTKPTTFDLDALFLDGPSKTSTNVSFPPNKENQSDDGFYVFNSCRGFVALFEEPHYIVIWNPLTRSHRVFSCEHAVIGYKNYGPMRKLLERSAMFGFGYDASEDDYLVLLAWKNTREMEDYLGLFSLRTNSWTNSKVTLPNDPLKKRIISLPGLFLNGTIHWWIAPCFGTGMDVGGSIILVFDMIERHFWEMPVPKEIMTNYHPPGALVELGGCLAICFSNFDKKTDIWIMKEYRVQSSWTAYKIPCFLFRPLYLSNDGDIIGFDMLKSCLAKYNVNNGEMLQSSGKFCGLNDFCMYTESLLALPDDFMEGKE, from the coding sequence ATGGACATGGACGTCCACAGTAACaagaaaaataacataaacatcAGCATCGACGACATACTTCCTGCAGAGTTGGTACGAGGAATCTTAATGAGGATTCCCATAAAAAACCTTGTGCGTCTAAGGTGTGTTTCCAAGCTATGGAACACTTTGATCTCAGACCCCAACTTGCCAAAATCCCATTTTGATCTCTCTCTGGCACCCTCCCATAGACTCCTCCTCTATCCCAACGATTCCACCAAGCCAACAACTTTTGACTTAGATGCACTCTTTCTAGATGGTCCTTCTAAAACATCAACAAATGTCTCTTTCCCTCCCAATAAGGAAAACCAATCAGATGACGGATTCTATGTATTCAATTCATGCAGGGGTTTTGTAGCTCTATTCGAAGAGCCACATTATATTGTCATATGGAACCCGTTAACTAGATCTCACAGAGTATTTTCATGTGAGCATGCTGTCATCGGATACAAGAATTATGGTCCTATGCGGAAGCTTCTCGAGCGCTCTGCTATGTTTGGCTTTGGATACGATGCATCAGAAGATGACTACTTGGTCCTTCTCGCTTGGAAGAATACCAGAGAAATGGAAGACTACTTGGGTTTATTTTCTTTGAGAACCAATTCATGGACGAATTCTAAGGTTACACTTCCAAATGACCCTTTAAAGAAAAGAATTATCTCGCTGCCTGGATTGTTTCTCAATGGGACTATTCATTGGTGGATTGCCCCTTGTTTTGGTACAGGTATGGATGTTGGTGGTTCTATTATTCTTGTCTTTGATATGATTGAAAGGCATTTCTGGGAGATGCCTGTGCCTAAAGAAATAATGACGAATTACCATCCTCCTGGGGCTCTTGTGGAACTGGGAGGGTGCCTAGCcatttgtttttcaaattttgacaAGAAAACCGACATATGGATTATGAAAGAATATAGAGTGCAGTCATCTTGGACAGCATACAAGATTCCTTGTTTTCTCTTTAGGCCTTTGTACTTATCCAATGATGGGGATATCATTGGATTTGATATGTTAAAATCATGTTTGGCAAAATATAATGTTAATAATGGAGAGATGCTCCAAAGTAGTGGCAAATTTTGTGGTTTGAATGACTTTTGCATGTATACTGAGAGTTTATTGGCTCTTCCTGATGATTTTATGGAAGGGaaggagtag